A region from the Pontixanthobacter aestiaquae genome encodes:
- a CDS encoding TMEM165/GDT1 family protein: protein MSAFLFALVAVMVTSLGSRDQLLIANISGRLGRSIPLLVISCCVAVITALLMTLSGQYIAALLPSAAKTMLVAFALMIAAVELAWPNKRSFIKEPTRSLTAIGVVLFVRQVGDGSRFLIFAFAAGSGTPWFAAVGGALGGIGAVLIGWMMADELAQTLPLRSIRLVLSVVLAIGAIVTGLSARGLIG, encoded by the coding sequence ATGTCTGCATTTCTATTTGCTCTTGTCGCTGTGATGGTGACGTCGCTCGGCAGCCGCGATCAATTGCTGATCGCGAATATCTCCGGGCGGCTGGGGCGCTCTATTCCGTTGCTGGTAATCAGTTGTTGTGTCGCGGTGATAACGGCGCTGCTGATGACGCTGTCCGGTCAGTATATTGCCGCTCTTCTGCCAAGTGCCGCGAAGACTATGCTCGTCGCGTTCGCACTGATGATAGCAGCGGTGGAATTGGCATGGCCCAACAAGCGCAGCTTTATCAAGGAGCCGACTCGCTCGCTAACGGCGATCGGTGTCGTGCTGTTCGTCCGTCAGGTTGGAGATGGCTCGCGCTTCCTGATCTTTGCTTTTGCCGCCGGTTCCGGCACGCCGTGGTTTGCAGCCGTCGGTGGGGCGCTGGGCGGGATTGGCGCGGTTCTAATCGGCTGGATGATGGCGGATGAGCTCGCACAGACTTTGCCGCTGCGATCGATCCGCCTGGTGTTATCGGTCGTGCTGGCAATCGGGGCCATTGTAACCGGCCTATCGGCGCGAGGCTTAATCGGTTAA
- a CDS encoding Dps family protein: MTDTSAQAGNNSKAALVSELNGLLADHMALFFKTKNFHWHVAGPRFRDLHLLFDEHAIAIRDQIDVIGERVRKLGENTLTSIGSIAQHTQVKDQDDTSLSAEAMIEELRDDNAAMVARLKGMKPLAEQAGDNATDGLLDDWTDAAEERVWFLTQTLK, from the coding sequence ATGACCGATACTAGTGCCCAAGCAGGCAATAATTCGAAAGCCGCACTCGTTAGCGAACTGAATGGTTTGCTCGCCGACCATATGGCTTTGTTTTTCAAGACTAAGAACTTTCACTGGCATGTTGCCGGGCCGCGTTTCCGCGATCTGCACTTGCTGTTTGACGAGCACGCGATTGCTATCCGCGACCAGATCGATGTGATTGGAGAGCGTGTTCGCAAGCTGGGCGAGAACACGCTGACTTCCATAGGCTCGATCGCGCAGCACACGCAGGTGAAGGATCAGGACGATACCTCGCTCTCGGCGGAAGCAATGATCGAGGAATTGCGCGATGATAACGCCGCAATGGTTGCGCGCCTCAAAGGTATGAAACCACTCGCCGAACAAGCAGGCGATAATGCAACCGATGGCCTGCTTGATGACTGGACCGATGCCGCGGAGGAGCGTGTCTGGTTCCTCACCCAAACTCTAAAGTAA
- a CDS encoding 6-phosphogluconolactonase — protein sequence MDRLNIVENADDTAIAAWLVGQLSAALDASDGRIAISIPGGSTPFPILKELTGGALDWSRIDVWPGDDRIVPEDHEASNTGKIRDLLEPAGAKVIALSEDAQPPHFALVWLGMGADGHIASLFPNTDPQMDDPQHVRRLTPDPLPPEAPFDRITLTIPALLNSDALAFVIRGDNKRAVFDAATRGEHDLPIARILGAAKQPVICFA from the coding sequence ATGGATAGACTGAATATCGTTGAGAACGCCGACGATACGGCGATTGCCGCTTGGTTGGTGGGACAATTGTCCGCTGCGCTTGATGCAAGCGATGGCCGGATCGCGATCAGTATCCCCGGCGGCTCGACACCCTTTCCTATTCTGAAGGAGCTGACTGGCGGCGCGCTCGACTGGAGCCGGATTGACGTGTGGCCGGGCGATGACCGGATTGTTCCGGAAGACCACGAAGCCAGCAACACAGGTAAGATACGGGATCTGCTTGAACCGGCCGGTGCAAAGGTGATTGCGTTGAGCGAAGACGCGCAGCCACCGCATTTCGCTTTAGTCTGGCTGGGAATGGGCGCTGACGGGCATATCGCATCATTATTTCCGAACACCGATCCCCAAATGGACGATCCGCAGCATGTGCGCCGCCTGACACCCGATCCGCTACCCCCAGAGGCACCGTTCGACCGGATTACGCTCACCATCCCTGCGCTGCTGAATAGCGATGCACTGGCCTTTGTCATTCGGGGTGATAACAAGCGCGCGGTGTTCGATGCTGCCACGCGCGGTGAGCATGATTTGCCGATTGCGCGCATCCTTGGCGCGGCGAAACAGCCGGTCATATGCTTCGCCTGA
- a CDS encoding NUDIX domain-containing protein, which yields MLRLIPAPLHRLLYQQAHRLRSLWWRLTKPAVEGAAVIATDLNDQLLLIRMSYGSGGWSVPTGGVKIGEDPANAARRELLEETGCEAHSLTLLGIQRETLHGADNVVHVFAAKVSGHPQADMREIIEARFFPMHSLPEPLTATTRRRLELLKAASQ from the coding sequence ATGCTTCGCCTGATCCCTGCCCCGCTGCACCGCTTGCTGTATCAGCAGGCCCACAGGCTGCGTAGCCTGTGGTGGCGACTGACCAAGCCCGCGGTCGAGGGTGCTGCGGTGATAGCAACCGACCTCAACGACCAATTGCTGCTCATCCGGATGAGCTACGGATCGGGCGGATGGAGCGTTCCGACAGGCGGCGTGAAGATAGGCGAGGATCCGGCAAACGCCGCGCGGCGCGAGTTGCTTGAGGAAACCGGCTGCGAGGCGCATTCGCTGACTCTGCTCGGTATTCAGCGCGAAACTCTGCATGGCGCAGACAATGTGGTGCATGTATTTGCGGCCAAGGTGTCAGGACATCCGCAGGCTGACATGCGCGAAATTATCGAAGCACGATTCTTCCCGATGCATTCGCTGCCCGAACCGCTGACTGCGACTACGCGGCGGCGTTTGGAGCTCCTTAAGGCCGCATCACAGTAA
- the dinB gene encoding DNA polymerase IV — translation MADEDAPNEDTGNFAEDAPESEGGLRKIIHVDMDAFFASVEQRDNPDLRGKPVAVGGSGGRGVVAAASYEARKFGVRSAMPSVTAKRLCPDLVFVRHRFDAYKEASSTIREVFRYFTPHVEPLSLDEAYLDVTDDIHGIGSATRIAQLIRKRIKEQTGLTASAGVSYNKFIAKLASDQNKPDGMCVIKPGEGAQFVASLPVRRFHGVGPKGAEKMARLGIETGADLAAKDVEFLRENFGSMGDYLYRAARGIDLRPVRANRIRKSLGGERTYSDDISSGAALREAMDNIIDIVWERIERAEAKGRTITLKLKYNDFTSLTRAKSLTENVADKLEFARIGHELLEELLPLPLPIRLMGLTLSNLEGDESTKDHRKPDTAQLSLL, via the coding sequence ATGGCCGATGAGGATGCCCCGAATGAAGATACCGGCAACTTCGCCGAAGATGCCCCTGAAAGCGAAGGCGGCCTGCGCAAGATCATTCATGTCGATATGGATGCGTTCTTCGCCAGCGTGGAACAACGCGACAATCCCGACCTGCGCGGCAAGCCCGTCGCGGTAGGAGGCTCCGGCGGTCGCGGCGTGGTGGCGGCCGCGAGCTATGAGGCACGCAAATTTGGAGTGCGATCGGCGATGCCATCGGTCACCGCCAAGCGCCTGTGTCCCGATCTCGTTTTCGTGCGGCACCGCTTCGATGCGTATAAGGAAGCTTCGTCCACCATCCGCGAAGTCTTCCGCTATTTCACACCGCATGTTGAACCGCTGAGCCTGGACGAAGCCTATCTCGATGTGACCGATGATATTCACGGCATCGGCAGCGCCACGCGGATTGCCCAGCTTATTCGCAAGCGGATCAAGGAGCAGACGGGCCTGACCGCGAGCGCGGGTGTCAGCTACAACAAGTTTATCGCCAAACTCGCCAGCGACCAGAACAAGCCCGATGGGATGTGCGTGATCAAACCCGGCGAAGGAGCGCAGTTTGTCGCGTCACTGCCGGTGCGCCGGTTTCACGGCGTCGGTCCCAAAGGCGCGGAGAAGATGGCCAGACTGGGCATCGAAACAGGGGCCGATCTGGCTGCGAAAGATGTCGAGTTCCTGCGCGAGAATTTCGGCAGCATGGGCGATTATCTGTACCGAGCGGCCCGAGGAATCGATCTGCGTCCGGTTCGCGCCAACCGTATCCGCAAATCACTCGGCGGAGAGCGTACTTACAGCGATGATATCTCCAGCGGCGCAGCTCTGCGCGAGGCGATGGACAATATCATTGATATCGTTTGGGAACGGATCGAGCGCGCCGAGGCCAAAGGCCGGACAATTACGCTCAAACTGAAATATAACGATTTCACTTCGCTCACCCGCGCAAAATCGCTGACCGAGAATGTCGCCGACAAGCTGGAGTTTGCGCGGATAGGGCACGAATTACTGGAAGAGCTTTTACCCCTACCACTGCCAATCCGCCTGATGGGGCTGACGCTATCGAATCTTGAAGGCGACGAAAGCACGAAAGACCATCGCAAGCCTGATACTGCGCAGCTATCGTTACTGTGA
- a CDS encoding multidrug effflux MFS transporter gives MATQAHRTKPALGEREMIVLMALLMSLQAFGIDAMLPALGQIAGEMGADGNDRQFVIGAYFLGAGAGALFPGAFADRYGRRPVLAVSLIAYIALSIACALATDYTMLLAFRLIQGFACAGLSVVPAAIVRDHVGGDRMARLMSLIMMIFLLVPILAPAVGQGILYLAGWRAIFGMMAVMGVLVGVWAWLRLPESLTEENRQDINLFPILRNMGTALTNRGAIGYVVGSALVFGSLFGFLNSSQQLIAETFDQGENFYLIFGGAVVGMVAANFTNSRIVERFGARRVGHAALLALIAISFAQLWSASQPQQPLYQFIILMSLSMASLGFIGANFSSIAMQPFYHIAGSASSAQTALRMSTGAVLGALIGSLYDGSAKPLAVSMLSCALVALAFVLFSERGKLFGRKVPSPD, from the coding sequence ATGGCTACTCAGGCACATCGAACCAAACCCGCATTGGGCGAGCGCGAAATGATCGTGCTGATGGCGTTACTGATGAGCCTGCAAGCTTTTGGCATCGACGCCATGCTGCCCGCATTAGGGCAAATCGCTGGCGAGATGGGCGCCGATGGAAATGACCGCCAATTCGTGATTGGTGCCTATTTCCTGGGTGCCGGTGCGGGCGCTCTGTTCCCGGGAGCTTTCGCCGACCGTTATGGCAGGCGGCCGGTGCTCGCTGTCTCACTGATTGCCTATATCGCGCTGTCTATCGCTTGTGCTTTGGCGACCGATTACACGATGCTGCTGGCTTTCCGACTGATCCAAGGCTTCGCTTGTGCAGGGCTGAGCGTTGTGCCTGCAGCGATTGTGCGCGACCACGTTGGCGGTGACCGGATGGCACGGTTGATGAGCCTGATCATGATGATCTTCCTGCTTGTCCCGATCCTTGCCCCGGCAGTAGGGCAGGGCATACTGTATCTCGCTGGCTGGCGTGCCATATTCGGTATGATGGCGGTGATGGGCGTTTTGGTGGGCGTATGGGCTTGGCTAAGGCTGCCGGAGTCGCTTACCGAAGAAAACCGTCAGGATATCAATCTGTTTCCGATTCTGCGTAATATGGGCACGGCACTGACCAACCGCGGGGCGATCGGCTATGTAGTGGGTAGCGCTTTGGTGTTTGGGTCGCTGTTCGGCTTCCTCAACTCCTCTCAGCAATTGATTGCCGAGACATTCGATCAGGGCGAGAACTTCTATCTGATCTTTGGCGGGGCAGTAGTCGGTATGGTCGCGGCCAATTTCACCAACTCGCGGATTGTCGAGCGGTTTGGCGCGCGGCGGGTCGGGCATGCAGCGTTACTGGCGTTGATCGCAATCAGTTTTGCACAGCTTTGGAGTGCAAGCCAACCGCAGCAACCGCTATATCAATTTATCATCCTGATGAGCCTGTCGATGGCATCGCTCGGCTTTATCGGCGCGAATTTCAGTTCGATTGCGATGCAGCCATTCTACCATATCGCCGGGTCGGCCAGTTCGGCGCAGACGGCACTTCGTATGAGCACCGGCGCGGTGCTGGGTGCGCTGATCGGTTCGCTTTACGATGGCTCAGCGAAACCTCTGGCTGTGTCCATGCTGAGCTGCGCACTGGTGGCGCTCGCTTTTGTGTTGTTTAGCGAACGCGGAAAATTGTTTGGACGCAAAGTCCCCTCACCGGATTAG